In a single window of the Hippoglossus hippoglossus isolate fHipHip1 chromosome 7, fHipHip1.pri, whole genome shotgun sequence genome:
- the znf341 gene encoding zinc finger protein 341 isoform X3, translating to MDNQTVLAVQSLLDGQGGVPDQNNQNVSGTPTIQSMDDEDVFLCGKCKKQFNSLPAFMTHKREQCQSSAPSLSTVSLASTNAYSAVPSISSGPQTPPNRQISTYITVPPSPLTHTLVQGNVLVSDDVLMSAISAFTSIDQPMATMQTPIQSNLSMHTAGVSYLQHHHHHHHHHHQQQQPQSSHPLPPGQTPAHPLPAGQSAQQPLSSQVAASHSNSVVQVYSTLPHMAGVGGAEIHTLGLQPFHPVQVPSQCVESQSFTTPPVYSPGKQCTKTKTCSITSNLTELADFEKVIIPKRPRCSKKSPDEATAEQLKGKGPKLKCNFCDKIFSKNFDLQQHIRSHTGEKPFQCIVCGRAFAQKSNVKKHMQTHKVWPMGVASTVSRLPVTVKVVPVSSSEQERGGEQQRGEQEEEGPQQQTPCQTQAEEEAAQTEAPVDLEESVPEARADPEGCRGEAARNGHTQAQMQTQSDQIQQCQAQTKQIVVIDSSYQCQFCASKFKTYFQLKSHLTLHKGEQVYKCVLKSCSQTFQKLDQFLEHIRTHQEQLTYRCHLCSKVFPSLFELGVHQYSHCFCPQQNTRKETTIYRCVKCQSRYSTQEALEQHLMTASHNFPCPHCQKVFPCERYFRRHLPTHGAGGRFKCQICKKAFKTEHYLKLHTRIHSGEKPYKCSLCEATFNRKDKVKRHMLIHEPFKKYKCPFRTHVGCTKEFNRPDKLKAHILSHSGIKPYKCLFCQKAFSRRAHMLEHQQSHTDNYRFRCSTCNKGFTRHSYYRDHKCPAAGNGTGSEGGAGEAEGGELGGASMEEEKDEEDDGRCSGFLTDVERPGDAGGDEDDEDEDEDDDEEEEEDGSLKDSDEQVERHDEEEEDEEEEEEEDEDDEEEEEDDEERTDEGCQAAMSLTTIEAQTEREEEEDDDGMEHGSVALEQIQSNGQNGLQQPCL from the exons ATGGACAACCAGACTGTGTTAGCGGTCCAGTCTCTGCTGGACGGCCAAGGCGGAGTTCCCGACCAAAACAACCAGAACGTCTCAGGGACGCCCACCATCCAGTCTATGG ACGACGAGGACGTGTTCCTGTGCGGGAAGTGTAAGAAACAGTTCAACTCTCTGCCAGCCTTCATGACACACAAGAGGGAGCAGTGCCAGTCTAGCGCCCCCTCCCTGTCCACAGTGTCCTTGGCCTCCACCAACGCCTACTCAGCTGTCCCCTCAATCAGCTCTGGACCACAGACCCCTCCCAACAGACAG ATTTCCACCTACATCACAGTCCCTCCCTCGCCTCTAACACACACCCTGGTCCAAGGCAACGTGTTGGTCAGTGATGACGTTCTCATGTCAGCCATCTCAGCCTTCACCTCCATCGACCAGCCCATGGCCACCATGCAGACGCCTATACAG AGTAACCTGAGCATGCACACAGCTGGAGTATCTTACCTTcagcaccatcaccaccatcatcatcatcatcatcagcagcaacaGCCTCAGTCCTCCCACCCGCTCCCCCCTGGCCAAACACCGGCCCACCCGCTGCCGGCCGGCCAGTCCGCCCAGCAGCCGCTCTCCTCTCAAGTCGCAGCGAGCCACAGCAACTCAGTGGTCCAGGTGTACAGCACACTGCCTCACATGGCCGGAGTTGGTGGTGCAGAGATCCACACCCTGGGTCTGCAGCCTTTCCATCCTGTGCAA GTGCCCAGTCAGTGTGTAGAGAGTCAGTCATTCACCACCCCTCCCGTCTACAGCCCCGGGAAACAGTGCACCAAAACCAAGACGTGCAGCATCACCAGCAACCTGACGGAGCTGGCCGACTTTGAAAAGGTCATCATTCCCAAACGGCCCAGGTGCAGCAAGAAGAGCCCCGACGAAGCAACAG cagagcagctgaaggGAAAGGGTCCGAAGTTGAAGTGTAACTTCTGTGACAAAATCTTCTCGAAAAACTTTGACCTTCAGCAGCACATCAGAAG CCACACCGGAGAGAAACCCTTCCAGTGCATCGTCTGCGGCCGAGCCTTCGCCCAAAAGTCGAACGTGaagaaacacatgcagacacacaag GTGTGGCCTATGGGCGTGGCCAGCACGGTGTCCAGGTTACCCGTCACAGTGAAGGTGGTGCCGGTGTCGTCCAGTGAGCAGGAGAGGGGCGGGGAGCAGCAGCgaggggagcaggaggaggaggggcctCAGCAACAGACGCCGTGTCAAAcacaagcagaggaagaggCGGCACAAACAG AAGCTCCAGTGGATCTGGAGGAGAGTGTGCCTGAGGCCCGGGCCGATCCGGAGGGCTGCCGGGGGGAGGCGGCACGGAACGGGCACACTCAGGCTCAGATGCAGACGCAGTCCGACCAGATCCAACAGTGCCAAGCTCAGACCAAACAGATCGTGGTGATTGACAGCTCCTACCAGTGCCAGTTCTGCGCCAGCAAGTTCAAGACCTACTTCCAGCTCAAGTCCCACCTGACCCTGCACAAGggggagcag GTTTACAAGTGCGTGTTAAAGTCCTGCTCGCAGACTTTCCAGAAGCTGGATCAGTTCTTGGAGCACATCAGGACGCACCAGGAGCAGCTGACCTACCGCTGCCACCTCTGCAGCAAAGTGTTCCCCTCGCTGTTTGAACTGGGGGTCCACCAGTACTCCCACTGCTTCTGCCCACAGCAGAACACACGCAAAGAAACCACCATCTACAG GTGTGTGAAGTGTCAAAGCAGATATTCTACCCAGGAGGCACTGGAACAACATCTAATGACCGCCTCACACAACTTCCCCTGCCCACACTGTCAGAAG GTGTTTCCGTGTGAAAGGTACTTCCGACGCCACCTCCCCACTCACGGCGCTGGCGGGAGGTTCAAGTGTCAGATCTGTAAAAAGGCCTTCAAGACGGAGCACTACCTCAAACTCCACACTCGTATTCACTCAG GTGAGAAGCCGTACAAGTGCTCCCTCTGTGAGGCCACGTTCAACAGGAAGGACAAAGTGAAGCGACACATGCTCATCCACGAACCTTTCAAGAAATACAAGTGTCCCTTCAG AACACATGTTGGCTGCACCAAAGAATTCAACAGACCAGACAAACTCAAAGCTCATATTCTGTCACACTCTG GTATCAAACCCTACAAGTGTCTCTTCTGTCAAAAGGCGTTCAGCCGCCGGGCTCACATGCTCGAGCACCAGCAGTCCCACACCGACAACTACCGCTTCAGATGCTCCACCTGCAACAAGGGCTTCACCAGGCACAGCTACTACAGGGATCACAAATGTCCGGCGGCGGGGAACGGGACAGGAAGCGAAGGAGGGGCcggagaggcagagggaggcgAGCTCGGAGGAGCGtcgatggaggaggagaaggacgagGAGGATGATGGGAGGTGTAGTGGGTTCCTAACAGATGTGGAGAGGCCAGGCGATGCTGGGGGAGACGAAGACGAcgaggacgaggatgaggacgacgacgaagaagaggaagaagatggaaGCTTAAAGGACAGCGACGAGCAGGTGGAAAGAcacgatgaggaggaggaggatgaggaggaggaggaggaggaggatgaggatgatgaggaggaggaggaggatgatgaggagagGACTGACGAGGGTTGTCAGGCTGCCATGTCTCTCACCACCATCGaagcacagacagaaagagaagaggaggaggacgatgacGGAATGGAACATGGCAGCGTTGCACTGGAGCAGATTCAGAGCAATGGACAGAACGGTTTGCAGCAGCCGTGTTTGTAG
- the znf341 gene encoding zinc finger protein 341 isoform X4, with amino-acid sequence MAQAIFEVLEGMDNQTVLAVQSLLDGQGGVPDQNNQNVSGTPTIQSMDDEDVFLCGKCKKQFNSLPAFMTHKREQCQSSAPSLSTVSLASTNAYSAVPSISSGPQTPPNRQISTYITVPPSPLTHTLVQGNVLVSDDVLMSAISAFTSIDQPMATMQTPIQSNLSMHTAGVSYLQHHHHHHHHHHQQQQPQSSHPLPPGQTPAHPLPAGQSAQQPLSSQVAASHSNSVVQVYSTLPHMAGVGGAEIHTLGLQPFHPVQVPSQCVESQSFTTPPVYSPGKQCTKTKTCSITSNLTELADFEKVIIPKRPRCSKKSPDEATAEQLKGKGPKLKCNFCDKIFSKNFDLQQHIRSHTGEKPFQCIVCGRAFAQKSNVKKHMQTHKVWPMGVASTVSRLPVTVKVVPVSSSEQERGGEQQRGEQEEEGPQQQTPCQTQAEEEAAQTEAPVDLEESVPEARADPEGCRGEAARNGHTQAQMQTQSDQIQQCQAQTKQIVVIDSSYQCQFCASKFKTYFQLKSHLTLHKGEQVYKCVLKSCSQTFQKLDQFLEHIRTHQEQLTYRCHLCSKVFPSLFELGVHQYSHCFCPQQNTRKETTIYRCVKCQSRYSTQEALEQHLMTASHNFPCPHCQKVFPCERYFRRHLPTHGAGGRFKCQICKKAFKTEHYLKLHTRIHSGEKPYKCSLCEATFNRKDKVKRHMLIHEPFKKYKCPFRTHVGCTKEFNRPDKLKAHILSHSGIKPYKCLFCQKAFSRRAHMLEHQQSHTDNYRFRCSTCNKGFTRHSYYRDHKCPAAGNGTGSEGGAGEAEGGELGGASMEEEKDEEDDGRCSGFLTDVERPGDAGGDEDDEDEDEDDDEEEEEDGSLKDSDEQVERHDEEEEEEEEDDEERTDEGCQAAMSLTTIEAQTEREEEEDDDGMEHGSVALEQIQSNGQNGLQQPCL; translated from the exons ATGGCGCAGGCAATATTTGAAGTGCTTGAAG GGATGGACAACCAGACTGTGTTAGCGGTCCAGTCTCTGCTGGACGGCCAAGGCGGAGTTCCCGACCAAAACAACCAGAACGTCTCAGGGACGCCCACCATCCAGTCTATGG ACGACGAGGACGTGTTCCTGTGCGGGAAGTGTAAGAAACAGTTCAACTCTCTGCCAGCCTTCATGACACACAAGAGGGAGCAGTGCCAGTCTAGCGCCCCCTCCCTGTCCACAGTGTCCTTGGCCTCCACCAACGCCTACTCAGCTGTCCCCTCAATCAGCTCTGGACCACAGACCCCTCCCAACAGACAG ATTTCCACCTACATCACAGTCCCTCCCTCGCCTCTAACACACACCCTGGTCCAAGGCAACGTGTTGGTCAGTGATGACGTTCTCATGTCAGCCATCTCAGCCTTCACCTCCATCGACCAGCCCATGGCCACCATGCAGACGCCTATACAG AGTAACCTGAGCATGCACACAGCTGGAGTATCTTACCTTcagcaccatcaccaccatcatcatcatcatcatcagcagcaacaGCCTCAGTCCTCCCACCCGCTCCCCCCTGGCCAAACACCGGCCCACCCGCTGCCGGCCGGCCAGTCCGCCCAGCAGCCGCTCTCCTCTCAAGTCGCAGCGAGCCACAGCAACTCAGTGGTCCAGGTGTACAGCACACTGCCTCACATGGCCGGAGTTGGTGGTGCAGAGATCCACACCCTGGGTCTGCAGCCTTTCCATCCTGTGCAA GTGCCCAGTCAGTGTGTAGAGAGTCAGTCATTCACCACCCCTCCCGTCTACAGCCCCGGGAAACAGTGCACCAAAACCAAGACGTGCAGCATCACCAGCAACCTGACGGAGCTGGCCGACTTTGAAAAGGTCATCATTCCCAAACGGCCCAGGTGCAGCAAGAAGAGCCCCGACGAAGCAACAG cagagcagctgaaggGAAAGGGTCCGAAGTTGAAGTGTAACTTCTGTGACAAAATCTTCTCGAAAAACTTTGACCTTCAGCAGCACATCAGAAG CCACACCGGAGAGAAACCCTTCCAGTGCATCGTCTGCGGCCGAGCCTTCGCCCAAAAGTCGAACGTGaagaaacacatgcagacacacaag GTGTGGCCTATGGGCGTGGCCAGCACGGTGTCCAGGTTACCCGTCACAGTGAAGGTGGTGCCGGTGTCGTCCAGTGAGCAGGAGAGGGGCGGGGAGCAGCAGCgaggggagcaggaggaggaggggcctCAGCAACAGACGCCGTGTCAAAcacaagcagaggaagaggCGGCACAAACAG AAGCTCCAGTGGATCTGGAGGAGAGTGTGCCTGAGGCCCGGGCCGATCCGGAGGGCTGCCGGGGGGAGGCGGCACGGAACGGGCACACTCAGGCTCAGATGCAGACGCAGTCCGACCAGATCCAACAGTGCCAAGCTCAGACCAAACAGATCGTGGTGATTGACAGCTCCTACCAGTGCCAGTTCTGCGCCAGCAAGTTCAAGACCTACTTCCAGCTCAAGTCCCACCTGACCCTGCACAAGggggagcag GTTTACAAGTGCGTGTTAAAGTCCTGCTCGCAGACTTTCCAGAAGCTGGATCAGTTCTTGGAGCACATCAGGACGCACCAGGAGCAGCTGACCTACCGCTGCCACCTCTGCAGCAAAGTGTTCCCCTCGCTGTTTGAACTGGGGGTCCACCAGTACTCCCACTGCTTCTGCCCACAGCAGAACACACGCAAAGAAACCACCATCTACAG GTGTGTGAAGTGTCAAAGCAGATATTCTACCCAGGAGGCACTGGAACAACATCTAATGACCGCCTCACACAACTTCCCCTGCCCACACTGTCAGAAG GTGTTTCCGTGTGAAAGGTACTTCCGACGCCACCTCCCCACTCACGGCGCTGGCGGGAGGTTCAAGTGTCAGATCTGTAAAAAGGCCTTCAAGACGGAGCACTACCTCAAACTCCACACTCGTATTCACTCAG GTGAGAAGCCGTACAAGTGCTCCCTCTGTGAGGCCACGTTCAACAGGAAGGACAAAGTGAAGCGACACATGCTCATCCACGAACCTTTCAAGAAATACAAGTGTCCCTTCAG AACACATGTTGGCTGCACCAAAGAATTCAACAGACCAGACAAACTCAAAGCTCATATTCTGTCACACTCTG GTATCAAACCCTACAAGTGTCTCTTCTGTCAAAAGGCGTTCAGCCGCCGGGCTCACATGCTCGAGCACCAGCAGTCCCACACCGACAACTACCGCTTCAGATGCTCCACCTGCAACAAGGGCTTCACCAGGCACAGCTACTACAGGGATCACAAATGTCCGGCGGCGGGGAACGGGACAGGAAGCGAAGGAGGGGCcggagaggcagagggaggcgAGCTCGGAGGAGCGtcgatggaggaggagaaggacgagGAGGATGATGGGAGGTGTAGTGGGTTCCTAACAGATGTGGAGAGGCCAGGCGATGCTGGGGGAGACGAAGACGAcgaggacgaggatgaggacgacgacgaagaagaggaagaagatggaaGCTTAAAGGACAGCGACGAGCAGGTGGAAAGAcacgatgaggaggaggag gaggaggaggaggatgatgaggagagGACTGACGAGGGTTGTCAGGCTGCCATGTCTCTCACCACCATCGaagcacagacagaaagagaagaggaggaggacgatgacGGAATGGAACATGGCAGCGTTGCACTGGAGCAGATTCAGAGCAATGGACAGAACGGTTTGCAGCAGCCGTGTTTGTAG
- the znf341 gene encoding zinc finger protein 341 isoform X2, producing the protein MAQAIFEVLEGMDNQTVLAVQSLLDGQGGVPDQNNQNVSGTPTIQSMDDEDVFLCGKCKKQFNSLPAFMTHKREQCQSSAPSLSTVSLASTNAYSAVPSISSGPQTPPNRQISTYITVPPSPLTHTLVQGNVLVSDDVLMSAISAFTSIDQPMATMQTPIQSNLSMHTAGVSYLQHHHHHHHHHHQQQQPQSSHPLPPGQTPAHPLPAGQSAQQPLSSQVAASHSNSVVQVYSTLPHMAGVGGAEIHTLGLQPFHPVQVPSQCVESQSFTTPPVYSPGKQCTKTKTCSITSNLTELADFEKVIIPKRPRCSKKSPDEATAEQLKGKGPKLKCNFCDKIFSKNFDLQQHIRSHTGEKPFQCIVCGRAFAQKSNVKKHMQTHKVWPMGVASTVSRLPVTVKVVPVSSSEQERGGEQQRGEQEEEGPQQQTPCQTQAEEEAAQTEAPVDLEESVPEARADPEGCRGEAARNGHTQAQMQTQSDQIQQCQAQTKQIVVIDSSYQCQFCASKFKTYFQLKSHLTLHKGEQVYKCVLKSCSQTFQKLDQFLEHIRTHQEQLTYRCHLCSKVFPSLFELGVHQYSHCFCPQQNTRKETTIYRCVKCQSRYSTQEALEQHLMTASHNFPCPHCQKVFPCERYFRRHLPTHGAGGRFKCQICKKAFKTEHYLKLHTRIHSGEKPYKCSLCEATFNRKDKVKRHMLIHEPFKKYKCPFRTHVGCTKEFNRPDKLKAHILSHSGIKPYKCLFCQKAFSRRAHMLEHQQSHTDNYRFRCSTCNKGFTRHSYYRDHKCPAAGNGTGSEGGAGEAEGGELGGASMEEEKDEEDDGRCSGFLTDVERPGDAGGDEDDEDEDEDDDEEEEEDGSLKDSDEQVERHDEEEEDEEEEEDDEERTDEGCQAAMSLTTIEAQTEREEEEDDDGMEHGSVALEQIQSNGQNGLQQPCL; encoded by the exons ATGGCGCAGGCAATATTTGAAGTGCTTGAAG GGATGGACAACCAGACTGTGTTAGCGGTCCAGTCTCTGCTGGACGGCCAAGGCGGAGTTCCCGACCAAAACAACCAGAACGTCTCAGGGACGCCCACCATCCAGTCTATGG ACGACGAGGACGTGTTCCTGTGCGGGAAGTGTAAGAAACAGTTCAACTCTCTGCCAGCCTTCATGACACACAAGAGGGAGCAGTGCCAGTCTAGCGCCCCCTCCCTGTCCACAGTGTCCTTGGCCTCCACCAACGCCTACTCAGCTGTCCCCTCAATCAGCTCTGGACCACAGACCCCTCCCAACAGACAG ATTTCCACCTACATCACAGTCCCTCCCTCGCCTCTAACACACACCCTGGTCCAAGGCAACGTGTTGGTCAGTGATGACGTTCTCATGTCAGCCATCTCAGCCTTCACCTCCATCGACCAGCCCATGGCCACCATGCAGACGCCTATACAG AGTAACCTGAGCATGCACACAGCTGGAGTATCTTACCTTcagcaccatcaccaccatcatcatcatcatcatcagcagcaacaGCCTCAGTCCTCCCACCCGCTCCCCCCTGGCCAAACACCGGCCCACCCGCTGCCGGCCGGCCAGTCCGCCCAGCAGCCGCTCTCCTCTCAAGTCGCAGCGAGCCACAGCAACTCAGTGGTCCAGGTGTACAGCACACTGCCTCACATGGCCGGAGTTGGTGGTGCAGAGATCCACACCCTGGGTCTGCAGCCTTTCCATCCTGTGCAA GTGCCCAGTCAGTGTGTAGAGAGTCAGTCATTCACCACCCCTCCCGTCTACAGCCCCGGGAAACAGTGCACCAAAACCAAGACGTGCAGCATCACCAGCAACCTGACGGAGCTGGCCGACTTTGAAAAGGTCATCATTCCCAAACGGCCCAGGTGCAGCAAGAAGAGCCCCGACGAAGCAACAG cagagcagctgaaggGAAAGGGTCCGAAGTTGAAGTGTAACTTCTGTGACAAAATCTTCTCGAAAAACTTTGACCTTCAGCAGCACATCAGAAG CCACACCGGAGAGAAACCCTTCCAGTGCATCGTCTGCGGCCGAGCCTTCGCCCAAAAGTCGAACGTGaagaaacacatgcagacacacaag GTGTGGCCTATGGGCGTGGCCAGCACGGTGTCCAGGTTACCCGTCACAGTGAAGGTGGTGCCGGTGTCGTCCAGTGAGCAGGAGAGGGGCGGGGAGCAGCAGCgaggggagcaggaggaggaggggcctCAGCAACAGACGCCGTGTCAAAcacaagcagaggaagaggCGGCACAAACAG AAGCTCCAGTGGATCTGGAGGAGAGTGTGCCTGAGGCCCGGGCCGATCCGGAGGGCTGCCGGGGGGAGGCGGCACGGAACGGGCACACTCAGGCTCAGATGCAGACGCAGTCCGACCAGATCCAACAGTGCCAAGCTCAGACCAAACAGATCGTGGTGATTGACAGCTCCTACCAGTGCCAGTTCTGCGCCAGCAAGTTCAAGACCTACTTCCAGCTCAAGTCCCACCTGACCCTGCACAAGggggagcag GTTTACAAGTGCGTGTTAAAGTCCTGCTCGCAGACTTTCCAGAAGCTGGATCAGTTCTTGGAGCACATCAGGACGCACCAGGAGCAGCTGACCTACCGCTGCCACCTCTGCAGCAAAGTGTTCCCCTCGCTGTTTGAACTGGGGGTCCACCAGTACTCCCACTGCTTCTGCCCACAGCAGAACACACGCAAAGAAACCACCATCTACAG GTGTGTGAAGTGTCAAAGCAGATATTCTACCCAGGAGGCACTGGAACAACATCTAATGACCGCCTCACACAACTTCCCCTGCCCACACTGTCAGAAG GTGTTTCCGTGTGAAAGGTACTTCCGACGCCACCTCCCCACTCACGGCGCTGGCGGGAGGTTCAAGTGTCAGATCTGTAAAAAGGCCTTCAAGACGGAGCACTACCTCAAACTCCACACTCGTATTCACTCAG GTGAGAAGCCGTACAAGTGCTCCCTCTGTGAGGCCACGTTCAACAGGAAGGACAAAGTGAAGCGACACATGCTCATCCACGAACCTTTCAAGAAATACAAGTGTCCCTTCAG AACACATGTTGGCTGCACCAAAGAATTCAACAGACCAGACAAACTCAAAGCTCATATTCTGTCACACTCTG GTATCAAACCCTACAAGTGTCTCTTCTGTCAAAAGGCGTTCAGCCGCCGGGCTCACATGCTCGAGCACCAGCAGTCCCACACCGACAACTACCGCTTCAGATGCTCCACCTGCAACAAGGGCTTCACCAGGCACAGCTACTACAGGGATCACAAATGTCCGGCGGCGGGGAACGGGACAGGAAGCGAAGGAGGGGCcggagaggcagagggaggcgAGCTCGGAGGAGCGtcgatggaggaggagaaggacgagGAGGATGATGGGAGGTGTAGTGGGTTCCTAACAGATGTGGAGAGGCCAGGCGATGCTGGGGGAGACGAAGACGAcgaggacgaggatgaggacgacgacgaagaagaggaagaagatggaaGCTTAAAGGACAGCGACGAGCAGGTGGAAAGAcacgatgaggaggaggag gatgaggaggaggaggaggatgatgaggagagGACTGACGAGGGTTGTCAGGCTGCCATGTCTCTCACCACCATCGaagcacagacagaaagagaagaggaggaggacgatgacGGAATGGAACATGGCAGCGTTGCACTGGAGCAGATTCAGAGCAATGGACAGAACGGTTTGCAGCAGCCGTGTTTGTAG